The proteins below are encoded in one region of Apium graveolens cultivar Ventura chromosome 4, ASM990537v1, whole genome shotgun sequence:
- the LOC141719357 gene encoding uncharacterized protein LOC141719357, whose translation MNKRFRRQGFSQVRPSATSVASTPSQSINPVVEFKSCGKRHSGQCRKDIQCFKCDQKGHYASECSSGNPRVTCFKCGKVGHISRNCKVATQGSVGGSASQGPATSTTRSTTFNMTKRPDAQDSDVVAGASKSFISKECVSKMDLMLEDLAEPLTIEVANQDRVSVSQFYPKCQLEIHGHSFSADLIPIELGEFDVIIGMDWLSQHKADIDCKKKMIAMYTKNNVRINYQGKKQEKKFLSILEAKKLLRQGYEAYIAHIVDIEKEAPNLDEIPIVREFSDVFLDELPGLRPDHEIEFSIDLIPGAEPVSKAPYRMAPVEMKEKAK comes from the exons ATGAACAAGAGATTCAGAAGACAAGGTTTTTCTCAGGTAAGGCCAAGTGCCACCTCAGTTGCTTCTACCCCATCCCAGTCAATTAATCCAGTAGTGGAATTTAAGTCGTGTGGCAAGAGGCATAGTGGCCAATGTAGAAAGGACATCCAATGTTTTAAATGTGATCAGAAAGGCCATTACGCGTCAGAGTGCAGTTCAGGGAATCCCAGAGTTACCTGCTTCAAGTGTGGTAAGGTTGGACACATTTCCAGGAATTGTAAGGTCGCTACTCAGGGCAGCGTAGGAGGTAGTGcatcccaaggaccagcaaccagcaCAACTAGATCCACAACCTTCAATATGACCAAGAGACCCGATGCTCAGGActcagatgtagttgcag GAGCTTCTAAGTCTTTTATATCGAAAGAATGTGTGAGTAAGATGGATTTAATGTTGGAAGACTTAGCTGAGCccttgaccatagaagtggccaaCCAAGATAGAGTTTCAGTAAGCCAATTTTATCCTAAGTGTCAACTAGAAATCCACGGGCATTCCTTTTCAGCGGACCTAATACCCATcgagttaggagagtttgatgtgattataggaatggattggttatcccaGCATAAGGCAgatattgactgtaagaaaaagatGATTGCGATGTATACAAAAAATAATGTCAGGATAAACTATCAAGGAAAAaaacaagaaaagaaatttctctcgataCTGGAAGCAAAGAAATTATTGAGACAAGGATACGAAGCCTACATAGCCCATATTGTAGACATTGAGAAAGAGGCACCTAATCTAGACGAGATTCCAATAGTTAGGGAATTTTCGGATGTTTTTCTAgatgagttaccaggattgcGACCAGATCATGAAATCGAGTTTTCTATTGATTTAATTCctggagcagaaccagtttcaaaggctccctatcgtatggcccCAGTGGAAATGAAGGAAAAAGCTAAGTAa